A region from the Natronorubrum halophilum genome encodes:
- a CDS encoding ATP-binding protein, producing the protein MATSDPPIGQLRSRVRQQEVVAELGQQALESPDIERLLDDAVDAVRDALEVDYCGIFEVLPDADTVVLRHGDGWQDNRVGSATIPTGSDSQTEYALASEGPVVVTDFETENRFSDSALLADHDVTSGISAVVGSPKEPWGVLSVHATAEREFTEHDATFVERVANVVASAIDNQRPRRTLEGELETTFDRVTDAFFGLNTDWEVTFVNDRAQKLIDPDDAGPIGECIWELVPDLVDSTFEAECRRAMSTQEPTSFEEYVSSLETWLEVRAYPSPTGLSIFLRDGSERTEIERELHQNNRTLQRLYAITADRERSFDEKVQQLLEVGCERLGLEVGFVADIDERNDRFEVVHASGNDDRLQPGSVTNLSDTYCRRTIESDGLLVLTNAPVEGWGDDHAYDRWDFDSYLGGRIHVEGDLYGTLCFADDTARSTSFTPAERSFVELLTQWLSYELERQRHQQELEELVADLEASNERLEQFAYAASHDLQEPLRMVASYLSLVERRYADELDEDGQEFIEYAVDGATRMQRMIDGLLAYSRVDTQDNPLETVDIGAIIEDVVTDLEVRIEETGADITVEPLPTVYGDPGQLRQVFQNLLDNAITYAGEQPPRISVFAAKDGHQWEISVRDWGIGIDPDDADHIFQVFNRLHSADEYDGAGIGLALCDRIVERHDGDIRVDSTPGEGATFSVTLPAPPDTAATGTHE; encoded by the coding sequence ATGGCAACCTCCGACCCGCCGATAGGTCAGCTCCGGTCGCGCGTCCGGCAACAGGAGGTCGTCGCCGAACTCGGCCAGCAGGCCCTCGAGTCCCCCGATATCGAGCGTCTACTGGACGACGCTGTCGACGCCGTCCGGGACGCCCTCGAGGTGGACTACTGTGGGATTTTCGAGGTGCTCCCCGACGCCGATACAGTCGTGCTCAGACACGGGGACGGGTGGCAGGATAACCGCGTCGGCTCGGCGACGATCCCGACCGGTTCGGACTCACAGACGGAGTACGCCCTCGCCTCCGAGGGGCCGGTCGTCGTCACCGACTTCGAAACCGAGAACCGTTTTTCGGACTCGGCGCTGCTCGCCGACCACGACGTCACGAGCGGTATCAGCGCCGTCGTCGGATCGCCCAAGGAGCCGTGGGGTGTTCTCAGCGTTCACGCGACGGCGGAACGCGAGTTCACCGAACACGACGCGACGTTCGTCGAGCGCGTCGCGAACGTCGTCGCCTCCGCGATCGATAATCAGCGACCACGCCGAACGCTCGAGGGAGAACTCGAGACGACGTTCGACCGGGTCACGGACGCGTTTTTCGGGCTGAATACGGACTGGGAGGTGACGTTCGTCAACGATCGCGCACAGAAACTGATCGATCCTGACGACGCGGGACCGATCGGAGAGTGTATCTGGGAACTCGTCCCCGATCTCGTCGACTCGACGTTCGAGGCGGAGTGCCGACGGGCGATGTCGACGCAGGAACCGACATCTTTCGAAGAGTACGTCTCGTCACTCGAGACGTGGCTCGAGGTCCGCGCCTATCCCTCTCCGACGGGACTCTCGATCTTCCTTCGGGACGGTAGCGAGCGAACGGAGATCGAGCGGGAACTGCACCAGAACAACCGAACGCTCCAGCGACTCTACGCGATCACTGCGGACCGGGAGCGGAGCTTCGACGAGAAGGTCCAGCAACTGCTCGAGGTCGGCTGCGAGCGCCTCGGGCTCGAAGTCGGATTCGTGGCCGATATCGACGAGCGCAACGACCGGTTCGAGGTGGTCCACGCGAGCGGAAACGACGACCGGCTACAGCCGGGATCGGTGACGAACCTCTCGGATACTTACTGCCGACGAACGATCGAATCCGACGGGTTGCTCGTGCTCACGAACGCGCCCGTGGAAGGGTGGGGGGACGACCACGCCTACGACAGGTGGGACTTCGATAGTTATCTCGGCGGCCGAATTCACGTCGAGGGCGACCTCTACGGTACGCTGTGTTTCGCCGACGACACCGCCCGATCGACGTCGTTTACCCCCGCCGAACGGAGCTTCGTCGAACTCCTCACACAGTGGCTCAGCTACGAACTCGAGCGTCAACGCCATCAGCAAGAGCTCGAGGAGCTGGTGGCGGATCTCGAGGCCTCGAACGAGCGCCTGGAGCAGTTCGCGTACGCGGCCTCACACGACTTACAGGAGCCGCTCCGGATGGTCGCGAGCTACCTCTCTCTCGTCGAGCGCCGCTACGCTGACGAACTCGACGAGGACGGCCAGGAATTCATCGAGTACGCGGTCGACGGGGCGACGCGGATGCAGCGGATGATCGACGGCTTACTGGCGTACTCGCGGGTCGATACGCAGGATAATCCACTCGAAACCGTCGATATCGGTGCCATCATCGAGGACGTCGTCACCGATCTCGAGGTGCGAATCGAGGAGACCGGTGCCGATATCACCGTCGAGCCCCTTCCGACGGTGTACGGCGATCCCGGTCAGCTTCGGCAGGTATTCCAGAACCTGCTGGATAACGCGATCACGTACGCGGGCGAGCAGCCCCCACGTATATCAGTGTTCGCGGCAAAAGATGGACACCAGTGGGAAATCTCAGTTCGGGACTGGGGAATCGGGATCGACCCTGACGACGCGGACCACATCTTCCAGGTGTTCAACCGGCTTCACAGCGCCGACGAGTACGACGGAGCCGGAATCGGGCTCGCGCTCTGTGACCGAATCGTCGAGCGACACGACGGCGATATTCGCGTCGATTCGACACCGGGTGAGGGGGCGACGTTCTCGGTGACACTCCCGGCACCGCCGGACACTGCCGCCACCGGGACCCATGAGTGA
- a CDS encoding response regulator codes for MSNSRQSRSEPAQILLVEDNPGDVRLTQEAFKQGRIENELHVVSDGNEALKFLYQRGGYADVPRPDLILLDLNLPKKDGEEVLEELKGDSDLQAIPVIVLTSSRAEEDVVRSYELHANAYLTKPVDPDDFIETVRAFEKFWFSVVRLPPEGD; via the coding sequence ATGAGTAATTCGAGACAGTCCAGGTCGGAGCCAGCACAGATCCTCTTAGTCGAAGATAATCCGGGTGACGTTCGACTGACCCAGGAGGCGTTCAAACAGGGCCGCATCGAGAACGAACTGCACGTCGTCTCCGACGGCAACGAGGCTCTCAAGTTCCTCTACCAGCGCGGTGGATACGCCGACGTTCCGCGCCCGGACCTCATCCTGTTGGATCTCAACTTACCGAAAAAGGACGGCGAGGAAGTCCTCGAGGAGCTCAAGGGAGATTCGGACCTGCAAGCGATTCCAGTGATCGTCCTGACAAGCTCTCGGGCCGAGGAGGACGTCGTCAGGTCCTACGAACTGCACGCAAACGCGTATCTCACGAAGCCGGTCGATCCGGACGACTTCATCGAAACCGTTCGCGCGTTCGAGAAGTTCTGGTTCTCGGTGGTTCGACTCCCGCCGGAGGGTGACTAG
- a CDS encoding bacterio-opsin activator domain-containing protein: MSEPNTKTETEMETGTDTDSETLEILLIEDNPGDARLIQEMLRGTEELAQRVSPDDAAGRTPEITNETRLEAGLETMEEMTVDVVLLDLNLPDSEGLKTLETVHAESEQTPIVVLTGVRDQQVGVQAIQRGAQDFLVKDEVTSELLVRTIHHAIERARQERERQRQRDQLEALNRLNRIGHDITHAVITTETRADLEQRVCDRLAESDGYRFAWIGGVNPGSDRVVPKAAAGVEDGYLDSVAISVDEDDAAGQGPSGTAVRTGSVQVANDMADEPTFEPWRDAALERGYQSSAAIPIIHEDLVYGVLNIYSSSPRAFAGPETTILARIGDVIAHAITAIERKDALVSDAVIELEFRVDELAEPLIDLSADESCRIELEQLIRGDETLLAYGSAHGIDQEVFKETIADTDGFSEVRFLAARRDEFEFELVAPAAVSLFETIATHGGRVRSATIDDGEFRFVVELSRGRDTRQMIELIKEERDDVTYLAQRTSERSERSESGSSSVLSDELTEKQRAALETAYFAGYFDWPRESTGEEISERLGIAPATFNQHLRTAERKFFDSVLGE; the protein is encoded by the coding sequence ATGAGTGAACCGAACACGAAGACGGAGACGGAGATGGAGACGGGAACTGACACCGATTCGGAGACGCTGGAGATCCTCCTGATCGAGGACAATCCCGGCGACGCACGCTTGATTCAGGAGATGCTTCGGGGGACCGAAGAACTCGCTCAGCGTGTCAGCCCGGACGACGCCGCGGGGCGAACGCCCGAGATCACTAACGAGACGCGGCTTGAGGCGGGTCTCGAGACGATGGAGGAGATGACCGTCGACGTGGTGTTGCTCGACCTGAACCTCCCCGACAGCGAGGGGCTCAAAACGCTCGAGACGGTCCACGCGGAAAGCGAGCAGACGCCGATCGTCGTCTTGACCGGCGTACGCGACCAGCAAGTCGGCGTCCAGGCGATCCAGCGCGGCGCACAGGACTTCCTCGTAAAGGACGAGGTGACGAGCGAGTTGCTCGTTCGAACGATTCACCACGCGATCGAGCGCGCCCGGCAGGAGCGCGAACGTCAGCGCCAGCGCGACCAACTAGAGGCGCTGAACCGGCTCAATCGGATCGGTCACGACATCACCCACGCGGTGATTACGACCGAGACGCGAGCCGATCTCGAGCAGCGGGTCTGTGATCGACTCGCCGAGTCCGACGGCTATCGGTTCGCGTGGATCGGCGGGGTCAACCCGGGAAGCGATCGCGTGGTGCCGAAAGCGGCGGCCGGCGTCGAAGACGGGTACCTCGACAGCGTCGCTATCAGCGTCGACGAAGACGATGCCGCCGGACAGGGGCCGTCCGGAACGGCGGTCCGAACCGGGTCCGTTCAGGTCGCGAACGACATGGCGGACGAACCGACCTTCGAGCCGTGGCGTGACGCAGCGCTCGAGCGCGGCTACCAGTCGTCTGCGGCGATCCCGATCATCCACGAGGACCTCGTTTACGGCGTCCTGAACATTTATTCGTCCTCGCCGCGAGCGTTCGCCGGCCCCGAAACGACGATCCTCGCCCGAATCGGCGACGTCATCGCGCACGCGATCACGGCGATCGAGCGGAAAGACGCCCTCGTGAGCGACGCCGTCATCGAACTCGAGTTCCGCGTCGACGAACTGGCGGAGCCGCTGATCGACCTGTCGGCGGACGAATCGTGTCGGATCGAACTCGAGCAACTGATCCGCGGGGACGAGACGCTACTCGCCTACGGCTCGGCACACGGTATCGATCAGGAGGTGTTTAAGGAGACGATCGCGGACACCGACGGGTTCAGCGAGGTCCGGTTCCTCGCAGCCAGACGCGACGAATTCGAGTTCGAACTCGTCGCGCCGGCGGCCGTCTCGCTGTTCGAGACGATCGCGACCCACGGCGGTCGGGTTCGATCGGCGACGATCGACGACGGCGAGTTCCGCTTCGTCGTCGAACTCTCCCGGGGACGAGACACCCGCCAGATGATCGAACTCATCAAAGAGGAGCGCGACGACGTCACCTACCTCGCCCAGCGGACCAGCGAGCGCAGCGAGCGCAGCGAGTCGGGGTCGTCGTCGGTCCTCTCCGATGAACTCACCGAAAAACAGCGAGCGGCCCTCGAGACGGCGTACTTCGCGGGGTACTTCGATTGGCCCCGCGAGAGCACCGGCGAGGAGATCTCCGAACGACTCGGTATCGCGCCGGCGACGTTCAACCAGCACCTCCGAACGGCCGAACGAAAGTTCTTCGACTCGGTTCTCGGGGAGTAG
- a CDS encoding formyltransferase family protein, whose product MTKPATVGILTEPYLYEWQVHAIERLQEETDVEIPLVVHNGDTTEYEAESWNQKKRVGLDDIVQFFDLLREERAWTFILAERSIGRLLGDEQRLWHRHTAERIDCLADAAHVSCEPQTENGWNELPDEIVDRLAAECDVVVRFGFGLIRGAVLTAPEYGVLSFHPADIRNYRGMGPPPIFHDGRTQAGSTLQRVNESIDGGEIVAYDDVSLQDCHTLWDVFDRIALKQIELLADGISNLRDPTVDPESVPDDQLGEMYYRDRRRTLAFSGRVLAKNVAGRIRRRFERNRSPEEQIDRPSKSSN is encoded by the coding sequence ATGACCAAACCAGCGACGGTCGGTATTCTGACCGAGCCGTATCTCTACGAGTGGCAAGTCCACGCGATAGAACGGCTCCAGGAGGAAACCGACGTCGAGATCCCGCTGGTTGTTCACAACGGGGATACCACGGAGTACGAAGCCGAGTCGTGGAACCAAAAGAAGCGAGTCGGGCTCGACGATATCGTACAGTTCTTCGATCTCCTCCGGGAGGAGCGGGCGTGGACGTTCATCCTCGCGGAGCGGAGTATCGGCCGACTGCTCGGCGACGAGCAGCGACTCTGGCACCGACACACGGCGGAACGCATCGACTGTCTGGCTGATGCCGCTCACGTCAGCTGTGAGCCACAGACCGAGAACGGCTGGAACGAACTCCCCGACGAAATCGTCGATCGGCTGGCGGCGGAGTGTGACGTCGTGGTCCGCTTCGGGTTCGGACTCATCCGCGGAGCGGTTCTGACCGCGCCGGAGTACGGCGTTTTGAGCTTTCATCCCGCGGATATCCGGAACTACCGCGGGATGGGACCTCCGCCGATCTTCCACGACGGACGGACGCAGGCGGGATCGACGCTCCAGCGGGTGAACGAATCGATCGACGGCGGCGAGATCGTGGCGTACGACGACGTCAGTCTCCAGGACTGCCACACGCTCTGGGACGTCTTCGATCGGATCGCGCTGAAACAGATCGAACTCCTCGCGGACGGAATCTCCAATCTGCGCGATCCGACCGTCGACCCGGAGTCCGTCCCTGACGACCAACTGGGAGAGATGTACTATCGGGATCGGCGGCGTACGCTCGCGTTTTCGGGGCGGGTCTTGGCGAAGAACGTCGCCGGACGAATCCGGCGGCGATTCGAACGGAACCGCTCTCCGGAAGAGCAGATCGATCGTCCGTCGAAGTCGTCTAACTGA